The following are encoded in a window of Fluviibacter phosphoraccumulans genomic DNA:
- the galU gene encoding UTP--glucose-1-phosphate uridylyltransferase GalU — MKKIRKAVFPVAGLGTRFLPATKASPKEMLTVVDKPLIQYAVEEAVAAGITEMVFVTGRSKRAIEDHFDKAYELESELAQKNKQALLDIVQNILPKHVNCIYIRQSEPLGLGHAVLCAKPVIGDEPFAVLLADDLLDGTTPVMKQMVDCYDYYRCSVLGVQDVPRADTKSYGIVDARTVSDRLEQVNAIVEKPDPASAPSTLAVVGRYILSGRIFHHLENVQPGAGGEIQLTDGIASLLSEEQVLAYRYDGVRYDCGSKLGYLKATVALGQRHHEVGAEFTQYLASIK; from the coding sequence ATGAAAAAGATTCGTAAGGCAGTCTTTCCTGTGGCAGGTTTAGGCACCCGGTTTCTGCCAGCGACCAAGGCCAGCCCTAAAGAGATGCTAACGGTGGTCGACAAGCCATTGATTCAGTATGCCGTGGAAGAGGCGGTGGCGGCGGGTATTACGGAAATGGTCTTCGTGACGGGGCGCAGCAAGCGCGCTATTGAGGATCACTTTGACAAGGCCTACGAACTTGAGAGCGAACTGGCCCAGAAGAATAAGCAAGCCTTGCTGGACATTGTGCAAAATATCTTGCCTAAGCATGTGAACTGTATCTACATCCGTCAGTCAGAGCCTTTGGGTCTGGGGCATGCGGTGCTTTGTGCGAAGCCGGTGATTGGTGATGAACCTTTTGCGGTGCTGTTGGCCGATGACCTGCTGGACGGCACAACACCCGTGATGAAGCAGATGGTGGATTGCTACGACTATTACCGCTGTTCGGTTTTGGGCGTGCAGGATGTGCCCCGAGCCGATACCAAAAGCTACGGCATTGTTGATGCGCGTACGGTCTCTGATCGCCTCGAACAAGTGAATGCGATTGTCGAAAAGCCGGATCCGGCCTCAGCGCCTTCAACTCTGGCCGTGGTCGGTCGCTATATCTTGTCCGGTCGGATTTTTCATCATCTTGAGAATGTCCAGCCGGGCGCCGGTGGCGAGATTCAACTGACGGATGGCATTGCCAGTTTGTTGTCAGAAGAGCAGGTACTGGCTTATCGCTATGACGGCGTGCGTTATGACTGCGGCTCCAAACTGGGTTATCTCAAAGCCACGGTCGCGCTGGGGCAGCGTCATCACGAAGTGGGTGCCGAATTTACA